The Thermoanaerobaculum aquaticum genome includes a region encoding these proteins:
- the chrA gene encoding chromate efflux transporter has product MAPRPSLARFLWALFKVGVTSYGGPAIVAQLREELVVRRQWVSEEEFGESLAFAQLVPGPVVPATAAHVAQRLYGPPLVFVAAIVYALPAFVLMLALSAAYFRFGSLPAVHAVFRGLGPVIVAIVGSSLISLAQPALQDTRGLLLAAFLSPLFFFQINPVLLVLAGALLGILVMPNPKQMPKGSLPPKGSRRRGLAWGLSVAGALALVLLGLATWQPSVARLGAEVSKVSVLAFGGGYTAVALLYHAFVLTHPPLVSPQEFMDGLALGQLTPGPVVITSTFIGYKVAGFLGALVATTYTFFPPACLVVTLAPHFARLRQSWAFQRAVRGALAAFVALLFHVLAQVAETALVPPWAAPAALLALLLLRRGVPVLAVVGAGAVLSLLFLA; this is encoded by the coding sequence ATGGCGCCGAGGCCGTCGCTTGCGCGTTTTTTGTGGGCGCTTTTCAAAGTAGGGGTTACCTCCTACGGCGGTCCTGCCATTGTCGCCCAGCTGCGGGAAGAGCTGGTGGTGCGCAGGCAATGGGTGAGCGAAGAGGAGTTTGGGGAATCCCTGGCCTTCGCCCAGCTGGTCCCGGGGCCGGTGGTGCCGGCTACCGCGGCTCATGTGGCGCAAAGGCTCTACGGCCCGCCCCTGGTTTTCGTGGCTGCCATCGTTTACGCCCTGCCCGCCTTTGTGCTGATGCTGGCCTTGTCCGCGGCGTACTTTCGGTTTGGCAGCCTCCCCGCCGTGCACGCGGTTTTTCGGGGCCTGGGGCCGGTGATTGTGGCGATCGTGGGGTCCTCGTTGATTTCCCTGGCCCAGCCCGCTCTCCAGGACACCCGCGGCTTGCTCTTGGCGGCTTTTCTTTCGCCGCTGTTTTTCTTCCAAATTAACCCGGTGCTGTTGGTGCTGGCCGGGGCGCTTTTGGGGATCCTCGTCATGCCCAACCCCAAACAAATGCCAAAAGGCTCCCTTCCGCCCAAGGGAAGCCGCCGGCGAGGGCTGGCTTGGGGGCTTTCGGTGGCAGGGGCGCTGGCGCTTGTGCTTTTGGGCCTCGCCACCTGGCAACCCAGCGTGGCCCGCCTGGGCGCTGAAGTGAGCAAGGTGAGCGTCCTTGCCTTTGGCGGGGGTTACACCGCCGTGGCCCTCCTGTACCACGCCTTCGTGCTGACCCATCCCCCGCTGGTTTCCCCCCAGGAGTTCATGGACGGCTTGGCCCTGGGTCAGCTCACCCCGGGGCCGGTGGTGATCACTAGCACCTTCATCGGCTACAAGGTGGCGGGTTTCCTGGGGGCCTTGGTGGCTACCACGTACACGTTTTTCCCCCCCGCCTGTTTGGTGGTCACGCTGGCACCCCACTTTGCCCGGCTTCGGCAGTCCTGGGCGTTCCAGCGGGCGGTTCGCGGAGCGCTGGCGGCTTTTGTGGCCCTGCTCTTCCACGTGCTGGCGCAGGTGGCCGAAACGGCGTTGGTACCGCCATGGGCTGCCCCCGCCGCGCTTTTGGCGCTTCTCCTCTTGCGACGAGGGGTGCCGGTGCTAGCGGTGGTGGGAGCGGGAGCGGTTTTGAGCCTGCTTTTTCTTGCGTAA
- the glnA gene encoding type I glutamate--ammonia ligase gives MDKKEILERCRAEDVHFLRLVFTDIDGIIKNVEVPESQFEKALNGEIMFDGSSIEGFTRIEESDMLLKPDLDTFCIYPWQSPHGKVARLMCDIYNPDETPFAGCPRQALKRVAAKAAERGYRMMAGVEAEFFLFHRDPDGRPNHQTHDVGAYFDLTPMDLGEEARRDMVTVLEQMGFEIEAAHHEVAPGQHEIDFRYAEALKTADNVVDFKFVVKKVAKDHGLHATFMPKPLFGVNGSGMHTHQSLFDFAGNNVFYDPKAPYQLSAVARGYIAGILDHVRAFCAVTNPLVNSYKRLVPGYEAPVNVAWSEKNRSPLVRVPARRGLGTRCEVRVPDPSCNPYLALAVMLAAGLDGVERGLDCGEPVNRNIFEMSEREKRRLKIKQLPANLAEALDNLERDRVIREALGEHIFENFLRNKREEWKQYISVVHQWERDQYLEQF, from the coding sequence GTGGACAAAAAGGAGATCCTAGAACGTTGCCGGGCGGAAGACGTGCACTTCTTGCGCCTGGTGTTTACCGACATTGACGGCATCATCAAGAACGTGGAGGTGCCGGAGTCGCAGTTCGAAAAGGCCTTAAACGGCGAGATCATGTTTGACGGCTCCTCCATCGAGGGTTTTACCCGCATTGAAGAGTCGGACATGCTCCTAAAGCCGGACCTGGACACCTTTTGCATTTACCCCTGGCAAAGTCCTCACGGCAAAGTAGCCCGGCTCATGTGCGACATTTACAACCCCGATGAAACACCCTTTGCCGGTTGCCCCCGCCAGGCCTTAAAGAGGGTGGCCGCCAAGGCCGCCGAGCGCGGGTATCGCATGATGGCGGGGGTGGAAGCGGAATTTTTCCTTTTCCACCGCGATCCCGACGGCCGCCCCAACCACCAAACCCACGACGTGGGCGCCTACTTTGACCTCACCCCCATGGACTTAGGGGAAGAAGCCCGGCGGGACATGGTCACGGTGCTGGAGCAAATGGGCTTCGAAATTGAAGCGGCCCATCACGAGGTGGCCCCCGGCCAGCACGAAATTGACTTCCGCTACGCCGAAGCGCTGAAAACCGCGGACAACGTGGTGGATTTCAAGTTCGTGGTGAAAAAGGTAGCCAAGGACCACGGCCTGCACGCCACCTTCATGCCCAAGCCGCTCTTTGGGGTGAACGGCTCGGGGATGCACACCCACCAGAGCCTTTTTGATTTTGCCGGCAACAACGTGTTTTACGACCCCAAAGCGCCGTACCAGCTTTCGGCGGTGGCCCGGGGCTACATTGCCGGCATTTTGGACCACGTGCGGGCCTTTTGTGCCGTCACCAACCCCCTGGTGAACTCCTACAAGCGCTTGGTGCCCGGGTACGAAGCGCCAGTGAACGTGGCCTGGTCGGAAAAGAACCGCTCGCCGCTGGTGCGGGTGCCGGCCCGTCGCGGCCTGGGAACCCGCTGCGAGGTGCGGGTTCCCGATCCCTCCTGCAACCCCTATTTGGCCTTGGCGGTTATGCTGGCTGCGGGGCTCGACGGCGTTGAGCGGGGGCTCGACTGCGGCGAGCCGGTAAACCGCAACATCTTTGAGATGTCCGAACGGGAAAAGCGCCGGCTCAAGATCAAGCAGCTCCCCGCCAACCTGGCGGAAGCGCTGGACAACTTGGAGCGCGACCGGGTGATCCGCGAGGCTCTGGGTGAGCACATCTTTGAGAACTTCCTGCGCAACAAGCGGGAGGAGTGGAAGCAGTACATCTCGGTGGTGCACCAGTGGGAGCGCGATCAGTACCTGGAGCAGTTCTAA